The sequence TAAAGTTCCACTGGAACTACTCGAGCCTATTTATATTCTCAGAATCCTACCCCCAGATTAGGATTATGGTCAAATGAATTAAAGCCTGCAATAGGCTTAGAGAATGTAATAGCATATTGCTTATATATCAAGCAAAAAAATGCAAAGATAATCAACTTTATGAGAGACATTGAAACTGAGGGATTTTCTACTCTGATATATAAACATTTACTACAAGAGTTTGCTGAATAAGATACTTCATATTACAACCTAAGAAGAAAAACTTGCTCAAAACAGCTTAGGGGATTTCTAGGTGTCCTGCACAGCCCCAAATTGGGCTTGGATGTTGATTATATGTAGgacttattattatcattacctTTTCTGCCTACTTTCATGAATATtctagaccagcagtcgccaacctttcggacctcatggaccaccagtggtccgcggaccacggGTTGGTGACCGCTGTTAGACCTTGATATGTTGATTTTAGCAGCAGTCATATCTTGGAAGTGTCAATACAATTTAAACATTGAGATCAAGAGTAAAGCCTCTCATTAGGACCTCATAAGATATTCAAGGAGTACTAAGGTTCCAAACCAAACTCATTGATGAAAACCAAATTATCGTTTGGTCAGCAGCTATCTAATAACAACCATATTGTCAAGGTTCCATTGTGCATGTTTCTAAAGCCTTATTAAATTTAGACAGCTGAAATCCAGGAAGTTGGCAACAGTAAGGGTACCCCAATCTATTCCTATAAAGACATCCATTAGTACTTTTTACTAATGTCCAATTAATACATAAAACATAATTCACTACCCTGAGTTCTGGATTTACCTTTATTTTGTTCAGACTAGTGACTGAAAATTGGTCTTACTAATACTTCAAGTTATAAGTTATACAGGTTTCTggataattagaaataattatttattcattttggtcacttaaaagaagagaaagaaataggtgCTATAATACTAATTCAGTAGAAACAGTCTTTTAAATCTGATGGATTGAATTGTCTTTGGGCACAATGAACTGTGAGGTTTTTCCCTCTTTTAAGGGCCCTGGTCTTTCCTTCTACTGATTCACTGTGACTACTAACATCCCAGAGCCAGGaggatgaaagaaataaaaagcattttgacAGGAGAAAAAAAGGTATTTGGCTTATGTCATTATGGGAATGATTCCCTAATGAGTAAGTATGtaggagcaaaagaaaaaaaatgttatcaaaattctaaattatcttttcttaaaaCTAGAGATTAATAAACCCCCTTAATAAAAATGGCGATAAAGAGCCCCTGTTGACTAAATTGTCCTAAGGTCAAATTCAAGTTTTTGCAATTATTTCCAACAGAGCAATGCAAGCTAATGACTCTAGCTGACTCTCAGTTATACAATTTCAGTTATGATTAGCAtactttcaagattttctttccCAAATGGAGAGCCCAGATAAAGTAACAAAAGATATTCATTAAGCAAAGaagaaaagccttttttttttttgacaagcaAAAATAAGTATAGCATAAATAGCTATTCACACTGGATAAGACcatgtttaaaaataacagtaagaATGTTCATAATGTATATAGAAATGGGGTTCttggtaattttatgttttatttatgctTATTGTGTTTTGTCATTaattcttaaataaaattttattttaaaaaagcacccTACTTCgaatttttttttatggtgggagggaggggagaatatGACCCAAAGTCCAGGCGAAAGTAACACTTGCAATCAACAAAATCAGCTGGGGTTCAATTGTCTTCTACCTCTGCTATCAGGCCTTGCTGTAGTCATAGCATTCTAAAATGATTTATGGTTATTTTCTGAAGAAAGGCTCCATGGACTTTGCAATTATTGTGACTTCTGAAGTTCttagtttccttttaaaaaatgagaaaccaagatggcggcataggttaaacacctaacctgcagccgggcacaacaatttcaaaaatacaactgaggtcagaacggacatcgtccagaaccacaggaaagctggcggactgaaatgcccacagctggggggaaggagaaggccacggggacagtcggggaagccataaaagcctgaggtatggagaaacgggcggagacacgagcacatgcgcctgcggggaggatggaaccggagaggagggggcggctatgacctggccggagttcactggcaggaaggagataaaggctccggagtgcgctgagcgccggctccgattgcactgaaccccattccgggcgaaaccctgggaaactcactcactttcgcaactccgccgcccccgcaggccgcccggcccgggacgctggggacgccgccgcagcagcggcgcccggagcccggcggcctcccagcacccgtccccgccgcgcagccccccgcgcgcctggtgccgcgggccgcgcgccccgcacaccggacggaggcccgggcgccctctccgtgcacctcccggcggcgctagacttcagtagagttgactgaattcaagggattaagaagtataaattgggggacgccgcggcggcgacatccggaacgcggcgatggcggtgcctggagctcggtggccgcccagcgcccgtcccagccgcgcggccctcgcgcgcctggttccgcgggacgcgcgcaccgcgcactggacggaggcccgggcgccctttccgtgcacctcccggcggcgctagacttcagtagagttgactgaaatgaagggattaagaagtacaaattgagaagtttgaaaaagatggcggcggaggttaaagactgttctgttgcctcgcacccagcgaaatcggaggggatgaggtgtggaggtgcgtgggtctggctggtggcgggggaaaggggcttttgttccaaacctaagggaggttagctctccatcaccctgaaacccatcttctggcgaaccccgggagacccagatgcctgcggggagaggcgggacttttgcggaggtgcgcccagcaatcagtgtttgctgcgctggagtgcggaacgagggcacttagatacgtggaaggcagaaggaccagactcacagccatcgcggctcgccgcaccatggcctgttggcgccctgagaccccgccccgccctgggacccgccccgcacgttttgaagacctgccccgcaagtcttgcaggcacacctgcgccccaagcaacggcttatgcatgtgggtggcctgccctctggcagcggaccagatgatttgctgttctagtcggactgctccagggccactcagacaggaggaagaaactacagtttttgctgtaatccttgctgagtgcctaaggcagtagctgatctacaccccattggagacccagaaacgagggcatctagtggtctgtgggagatgacaccagatttcaaccacgtgcataagggacacattcaacgggaatattcagtgagcgccaaagctttgctgcaccaagacccggcccataaacgtgtctcctgcacagcaactcttcctttatagacaaagagagcccccccagtgacaccaacaacaatcaagacttaactatacaaaggaggaccaagatggaggcatagggcggaagcctgattgttgcctactacaacaactttgagactacgacaagagagcagagcagacaccatccaagaccaccatagggctggctgagtagatgctctacaactagaataaaagaggggtatgtgggatgatgctgatgccggtgacccaaagaccacactttaagaactacggctcaggcgacacaaaagaactatggctcaggcgatacaacagcggcctggaacgtgctcggcgcagttcccccggcggtctccggctgaggggacggctccactggcagccaagcacggacagacgagcccctatgagacatggggtgggagactccgcgcttgctgacctctgagtccgtcaagaatctcaacgccccggaagcagccaggtgcgcatgctcggcgaccggccaccgatgcagacccaagggccgacgcagcgacgccagactggcccaccgccatgcaccgggtgcaccggagcttcggcgagccgccgcccgacgagttctgcagcagccatactggagctctggaaggatggccaggggaattgctgaggggggattgaccggcaggaattgggatcgggaagacggggccccgctgagacccgggtgcgggcggggttgcgcgcctctgggctcgggtgtggtcacacgcctctgggtataagtgaggcctcaagtccctgggtctaggtgaggccacatgcccctgggtccaggtgaggccggactccgggtccgggtgaggccaagtgcccctggacccggatgacgctggatcccatgcccgggcgaggccaagcgcccctgggtctgggagagcccacacacccctgggtccaggcgagaccatgtgtccctggatccaggtgaggccgcgtgcacctaggcccgggtgagcccaagtggccctgggtctgggagaggccaagcgtccctgggtccgggtgagaccatgtatccctggatccgggtgaggcctcgtgcacctaggcacgggtgaggccacgtacccctgggtctgggagaggccaagcgtccctgggtccgggtgagaccatgcgtccctggatccgggtgaggcctcgtgcacctaggcccgggtgagcccaagtggccctgggtctgggagaggccaagcgtccctgggtccgggtgagaccatgcgtccctggatccggatgaggcctcgtgcacctaggcccgggtgagcccaagtggccctgggtctgggagaggccaagcgtccctgggtccgggtgagaccatgcgtccctggatccggatgaggcctcgtgcacctaggcccgggtgagcccaagtggccctgggtctgggagaggccaagcgtccctgggtccgggtgagaccatgtgtccctggatccggatgaggcctcgtgcacctaggcccgggtgaggccacgtgcccctgggtctgggagaggctaagcgtccctgggtccgggtgagaccatgtgtccctggatctgggtgaggcctcgtgcacctaggcccgggtgagcccaagtggccctgggtctgggagtggccaaacgttcctgggtctgggtgagaccatgtgtccctggatccgggtgaggcctcgtgaacctaggcccgggtgaggccacgtgcccctgggtctgggagaggccaagcgtccctgggtctgggtgagaccatgcgtccctggatccggatgaggcctcgtgcacctaggcccgggtgagcccaagtggccctgggtctgggagaggccaagcgtccctgggtccgggagagaccatgtgtccctggatccaggtgaggccttgtgcaactaagcccgggtgaggccacgtgcccctgggtctgggagaggccaagcgtccctgggtacgggtgaagccagatcctgggtccgggtgaggccatgcgcccctggatccatccgggtgaggctgggtcccaggcccgggtgataCCACGCGCCctttgggtatgggtgaggccacgtgccccttagtctgggtgacgccgtgcccctgggttcggccgagaccaaaccagagggagtcggacctccgttaccaccatttgtccaccatccagagctgaggagtcagtgctgacatgtacacataaggaactactggacatcgaaattgggtctcaaaagaactgttggtccagggggaagctcgctacagattgattcatttgcctgtcagcataaatattattgctcgtctcacattcagttcttattagtatatatctagtgacatatgatctcgttcatctagaggaaatgatgaacaacatagactgaggaacaagaacagaaccagaagcaaggaggcatcgatcggactatcgggcctcagagggaggataggggaggggagggggagggtggggggagggggagagttcaaccaaaggacctgtatgcatgcatataagcctatccaacggttaagttcaacaggggattggggcatgcgtggggagaggggtgggatgggaatggggggatgaggacaaatatgtgacaccttaatcaataaagaaatttaaaaaaaaattatctttattaaaagtattacaaaagttcccttcccccattgacctcttccactCTGTTTCTGCCCCCCGCCCAACCCCACCCTCAGGCCTTCATagtactattgtctgtgtccaaggacaaggcatatatgcatataagtgctttagttaatctcttaccacccacttccctctgagatttgtcagtcttttcgatgcttccatgcctctagatctattttgtttgtcagtttattttgttcattagattccacatataagtgggatcatgtgatatttgtctttctctgtctggcttatttcacttaggataatactctccaggtccctccatgctgtctcaaagggtaagatattttTTATaggtgcatagtattccattgtgtaaatgtaccacagtttctttatccactcatctaccgagcacttgggctgtttccagatcttagctattgtaaatagtgctgcttatgaacataggggtgcatgcattctttctgattggtgattcaggattcttgggatatattcccagaagtgggtgaaatggcagttccatatttaattttttgaggaaactccatactgtttccatagtggctataccagtctgcattcccaccagcagtcaactagggttcccttttctgcacatcttcgccagcacttgttaagttcagaaaaaaaaactgaatccAACCAGAAAAAGAATGCCAGAAAGTCAAGTCTTGAGAAGCACGTTCTTGTCCTTAAATGTCTGCCCAGACCAAGTAAGTTGTTGAAGATACAAAGGAGAGACTAATTGCGGATTATGGTCCTTATTTCTATAAGTCAGAAATTTTCTTTGTTGAAGTAGAATTGAGCCTTCCTAGGATCCAGACTGGAGTATTGGTGACAACATTTACGCAGGCACTTTTCCAAAGCCTGAGGACCACATAAAAAGACTCCCACCACAGACCTGCAAGAAAAGAATAGTTGGCTAGACTGTAGTAAAGGCTGCAATGTTGTTAGAATGGAGAAATGAGGAGGTCTCTGCTACTGACAACTCTGCATAGAAATTCAGTTGTTGACACCCTTCTCACCTTCATAGTAGTTTTCTCACTTTTTCTTATAAGCTCCAAATGAGCTTTCAGCCCTTATCACACTAGGTACTCAGCCTTGCCTATTCTATTCACAAGATGTTCAGCTGTAGTGCCCTGTAGTTAAGTGCTAGCTAGACTAgtgagccagactgcctgggttaaaatcccaactctgacACTTGTCCAGCTATGTGACTTTGACTTTAGgtaagtttcttaacctctctgtgtttcaGTATTTGCCCCCACCctataaaatggtgataaataTAGTACCCACCTTATAGGATTGTTTTAAGgtttaaatgaaaaacatagcTGCCATTAAAGCCATTTGTGGAAATGACCTTCACCTGCCAACTGTTCCTGGAATTTATCTAACACAATCAGCTTAATCTCTTCATCAGAATGTCTGACCTCAGTGCACCAGGTTTTCCTGTATGCTCTAGCATGTTTAAACACCTCCAGAAAGACTGATGTCAGGTCATCAGCTAACTAGATAATACACCCCAAATCCTTGCTACTTTGAGGTCACTAAGCCAAAAGCAATGCATTTGAACTGTTCCAGTTCTATTTCATTTGGTAATACAAATCAGAACTGAGTCTCCTTGCCTCACTATTTGAATGGGGGGTTGTGGTGCAGCAAACATATTCTCATCAATTACTAGATCATGACCCTTATTTGGCTGAAACCCCAGAAGGAATTTCCTCAGTTTTAAGCAAGAATCTAGGAATGGTGCAAATAGTTTCTGCCCCAGAGGTCTTTTCCCAAGAGTATTCAACATACCATAATGCCTTTCCTAAACTCTAAGTCTGTAAACTCAACTAATGGGAGGAGAATACACTTACTTGGGGTGGATGGTAGCTATTGTAGAAAACTCTTTATCCCACATAGGTCTCCCAAAGAAAGTTTTGTGTTTCAGACCTGTCAAGATGTCTGTGGCTTTGTCAAAGTTTAATGCTGCATGACCAGCCTggagtcagagaaataaaaagttagaaaaagaagGTCCTGATAGCTGTCTCTTCCTTCAGCCACTTTTAAACTTGAATGTGAGGGTTAGAACAGGTAGgacacacaaaaaattatttccaatcaGCACATGCTTCTTTTGTCTGACATTCAGCTTGCATACAACATGGGAATTAGTGTGTTTGAACTCACAATGTTGCTGTCCCATCCGGTGAGGAAGAGACGGAAGTTTAGAAACCCAACTTTGCCTAATTCCTCCATCTCCTGTTCCAGGGAAGCCAATAGGTCATTGAACCAGGCAAAGGCACCTGTCTCCCTGCAGATCCAGTAGAAATATATCTGGAATCACCAAGAGAGAATATAGCCTTATTAAATGCCCTTTACAATGTGCATTGTGGTGACATGATTAGGTAGATATACTGTATCTTTGTTGATCAAGTTTAGGGTGACCTGAGAAATCACCTCTACAGAACAGCAGACCTTAGGCAGCTCAAATGTCCAGAGTCCTAACAACTTCCCTTATGGAGAAAGACCACCCGCCAATGTCATTTTTGTTTCAAGGTAATTTTAAACTCCAAATTGAAAATGAAGACCCTATTCTTATGGTCAATCTGTAGAAGCAGATGCCTTGGCTGAGAGAAGTGATCACTTGCTCTCATAACTCCAGGGAGGGGTGCTCTCTCATCAATTGTAAAGAGCTTAGCCCATGAAAGCAATGGACCTGTCAGGCCCAGGCCAGATGAAAGGTGATATGAGAGAGTGTACCGTTTGTGTTTTGAGGTTGTGATCTGCATGCCGGAATTTGTACCAGATGGACTTCAAAATGGAAGCAAAGGGGGTGACCCCAATTCCTGCTCCAATCAACATAGCCACTTCATACTGAAAAACATCCTCACTGACAGTGCCAAAGGGACCATCCACCTCAATCCTGGCAGAAGACACAAGGCAATAGGCAAGTGAAGTctcacctccacccccaacctCAAACACCCTCCCAGAGACATAGCAGCTCCCATGGCTGATTTCAGcctgttttgtttcattattattattattattattattattattattattattattttctattgtaaCAAACATAAGGTTCAGTGAGGAATTGTGTTCTCATATTTGCCTGTCTGCATCCTGGTCTGGGTTTCTGCAGCTCTCTAGGACCTACCTGGGAATTGGTGAGTGCTGTTGTTCAAAAGCCTTTATGAGATTTTCTGTCCAGTCCCCTGCTGCTCGGATATGAATGGAGAAGAAGTCTTCCTCCGGAGCAGAGGTCAGAGTAAAGGGATGCCACTCCAGGTAGGAGATTGAGGGGCAGTTAACAAAAATATACTGTCCCACTTCCATGCTGAAGCCACGCTTGATCATCTGCAATTCCAAAACTTTGGATGGGTGCATGACAACCTATGAATGAGGCACAGAGACCAAAGGAGGCAACTTCAAATGGTGACAGGAACGGGTAgataaagtaaattaataaagctGAAGGGCTGGTGACAGTGGTGAACTGTTAGCACAAATGCTTTCTAAGGGGAATAGCAGTTACTTAGTTCAGGCAATGGTTATACTATGGAACTGACAGCGTTATGAGATTGCCTGATTcttcaagagaagccagaaatgtAAGTTTTAATGTAAAAGCCTCCATCCAGATTTTTAAGTGTTAGCAActaattcaaattttaaacaaTGAGTGTGTGGGTCAAACAAAACATGTCTGTGGGCTACATCTGGCACAGGTTGCCTGTTTTCAGCCTCCGACATAGACCCATGTTGATGATTTCTGCTAAACCCCTCTTCCCATAGTTCTGTCCAGCACTGGAGGAACTGAAGTATGTTACCCCCAAGATTGTTTAACAACATGGCAATTTATTCCTATAATCGGGAAGATGAAAGTGCATATGTTTTACCTTGGTAATCATAACCTGTTGCTGGGAGCGATAAAATCGGAGGATCCTTTCAAAGATATAAAGAACACCTGGTGCAAGGATCCACTTCCAAGACTTCAAAAAAACAGAGTACAGAATAAGGTTACACATTAATCTCTTCTTTAGTATTTATTTGTGTAGCAGTCCATTccttcactcaataaatatttattgagttctctGCTGTGTATCATTATTAAGCCACTAATTTCACCAAACCTTGAGGACACAAATGGAATGGAATAAACTACAAGTTTTTTTGCTAATCTGTTACTCATAAAACAGATCACTTCCTGAAATTTTACAGGTCTCACCaggaagcaaaagaaaagcacagaaagTGCTAGTATAtggtaaatacagggtgtccccccaaggcgtatatatttttatacatttataaagtcagtgtttattaacatacagttcattttcaacaGTTAAAAGGAAATTGAGTTGTCAGctcttaaagtgtgtatacattttgggggacactatTTATATGTAACTTAATTTTCAGAATCTAAGACTGTTTTCCAGGATAGCTTGCCCAATCTGAAA comes from Eptesicus fuscus isolate TK198812 chromosome 1, DD_ASM_mEF_20220401, whole genome shotgun sequence and encodes:
- the NOX1 gene encoding NADPH oxidase 1 isoform X1 gives rise to the protein MANWLLNHWLSVLVLVIWLGLNVFLFVHAFLSYEKGDKYYYTREILGFCRRTLRKQLDHNLTFHKLVAYMICLHTAIHIIAHLFNFERYGRSRQATDGSLASVLSSLSHQEKEGDSWLNPMQSANMTVIYMTFTSIPGFTGVIITIVLVLMVTSSMEFIRRSYFEVFWYTHHIFIIYFIGLGIHGIGGIVRGQTEESIKESHPHRCAEFFEKWDDHDFPCKSPQFEGNSAESWKWILAPGVLYIFERILRFYRSQQQVMITKVVMHPSKVLELQMIKRGFSMEVGQYIFVNCPSISYLEWHPFTLTSAPEEDFFSIHIRAAGDWTENLIKAFEQQHSPIPRIEVDGPFGTVSEDVFQYEVAMLIGAGIGVTPFASILKSIWYKFRHADHNLKTQTIYFYWICRETGAFAWFNDLLASLEQEMEELGKVGFLNFRLFLTGWDSNIAGHAALNFDKATDILTGLKHKTFFGRPMWDKEFSTIATIHPKSVVGVFLCGPQALEKCLRKCCHQYSSLDPRKAQFYFNKENF
- the NOX1 gene encoding NADPH oxidase 1 isoform X3, with translation MANWLLNHWLSVLVLVIWLGLNVFLFVHAFLSYEKGDKYYYTREILGTALAWARASARCLNFNSMLILFPMCRNLLSFLRGTCSFCRRTLRKQLDHNLTFHKLVAYMICLHTAIHIIAHLFNFERYGRSRQATDGSLASVLSSLSHQEKEGDSWLNPMQSANMTVIYMTFTSIPGFTGVIITIVLVLMVTSSMEFIRRSYFEVFWYTHHIFIIYFIGLGIHGIGGIVRGQTEESIKESHPHRCAEFFEKWDDHDFPCKSPQFEGNSAESWKWILAPGVLYIFERILRFYRSQQQVMITKVVMHPSKVLELQMIKRGFSMEVGQYIFVNCPSISYLEWHPFTLTSAPEEDFFSIHIRAAGDWTENLIKAFEQQHSPIPRIEVDGPFGTVSEDVFQYEVAMLIGAGIGVTPFASILKSIWYKFRHADHNLKTQTIYFYWICRETGAFAWFNDLLASLEQEMEELGKVGFLNFRLFLTGWDSNIAGHAALNFDKATDILTGLKHKTFFGRPMWDKEFSTIATIHPKSVVGVFLCGPQALEKCLRKCCHQYSSLDPRKAQFYFNKENF